AAGGCCTGCCTTGGTCGAGTACCAAGGGAACTATCGATGACTTATTGAAAAACCTGGATGCGGCTTCTAAGCCCGGGGCCCGGCTTCCATCCGCACCTGCCGGAGACCAAATCTTTCGAAGTCATAGTCGAGGGCCAGGGCTTCTTCAATCTTCAGTGCTTCCATAATCGCGAAGCTTGTGCAGTCGGTATAGGAAAAATACTGATCGCCATAGGAGACAAAAATCTCCAGCGCCCGGTCATGATGGGCCGGAGAAACAAAGACCATCTTGGCTGCCTTTTCGGAAAACAATTCCTGCGCCAGATCGGCCGCCACCTTATGATTCTTCAGCCGCACCCTGGTCAGAGTGATAGCTTCATCGGCGATGTAATCCGAAGTGAAAAAAAGCGCTTGGCCCTGCTGTTCCCTGAAGAAGTCCAATACCGCCCGGTGGTGTGGATCTTGGGAATTCTTCAAGGAATACCAGGCACTGGTATCCACGAAAATCCGTCTCATTTGTACAGGACCTCGTCGTGGGGAATACTTTCGTCCGGACCGGGAACGGCTCCACCGGCGATTTCCACCGCGCCATTGGCCTGTGCCTTGGCCAACTCCTTTTCCTTATCGTTTACAAGCTGCCTGATAACCTCGGACATGCTGATTCCTTTCCTTCGTGATTCCTCGAGTAAAAAGCGGTGCTGTTTTTCTTCCAGCATGATTTGAGTTCTCACCAGCATGACGCCACCCCCTCAATCTTAATGTAATTACATTATAACACAAAACCCATACCAATCATCCATACCAATCATCCGCTGCACCTGGACATGCAATGGAGGTGGCGGCATCGGCGGCATGCTTATCAAAAGCACCGGTGTTATGCAAATGCAGAGAGTTCATGGAGCACGGGGTGAGGCACAATGGAACACGGGGTGAGACACATATGGAAGGCGGGGGAAATCGGCTGGAGCGGGGTGGGCTGTTGTCAGCATTGGGACTCAGGGTATAATATGGATTATAGTAAAGGGGGAGATAGTCGTGGGCCTGCTTGAACGGATTGTGGCTGATCCCGCTGTTTGCCACGGGGAGGCCCGCTTGACAGGACTGCATCATGGGGATAATGTATATATAGGGGTGATGACATCATGATCCGGGAACGCCTTGTTCGTAAACAAACGTACATCAGTAAGCAGCAGGATACGGCAATCAAAAAGATCGCCCTGCAACAAAGGATCACCGAGGCGGATGTTATCAGGAAGGCCATAGATGCCTATATTAAACCGCTGAAAGACGAAGAAAACCCGCTTTTAGAGTTAGAAGGCATAGGAAAGAGCGGAAGCAGGGACGGAGCAGAACGTCATGACCAATATCTCTATAACCGGTAAACAAGTATTTGTCGATACCGGGGCCTATTACGCGTTTATGGACCAGGACGACCGTTATCACCACTTGGCTTCCAAAGTGTTTAAAACGCTTAGGTATACGCTTCAGGTAACAACGGATTTGGTGATTGCCGAGTGCTTTTCTTTGACGCGGTACCGTTTGGGATTATCTCAGGCACTGTCCTTCCTGGACAGAACATATGCAGCAAGAGACAAAGGGTTTATACGTGTTTTTTATCATGGGCCGGAATACGAATCTGCGATACGTGAATTGCTTCTTAGATTTTCGGATCAGCAATTATCTTATGTGGATGCTTTCAGCCTGGTTTTATTAAACAAAAAAGAGGCGCCCGGGGATGTCTTTACCTTTGACCGCCACTTTTATCTTGCCAAATGCACCATTATCCCAGGTGACCTGCGTTAGATGTACACCGCCAAATACTCCCCCCGGAGCGGTTTTTAGGCCATTTATTCTATATATTACCAAGGGACAAACAGTCCCGGTTTTTGTAATTCTGTGGTAGAATATGAGCGATCCTGCCAGTTGACGAATAGGCACGATGGATAACACGGGCAACCCTGTAAACCGGCTGACCGGATAAACCCTGGTGTCCGCCCTGATGCCGGACTTCGTTACGAGACCGGAGGCCGCATGCATAAGCAAAGGCGTCTTTCAGCGCTCGGCGCGCCGGCCGCGCTCGGCGTGTTGCTTTTCACTGTTTTCCTGCTCGCCGCGGGGGGCCGCTGGCTCTTCGGCTTGGTAGCCGACCCGGAGACCGGACCCGGCGGACCCGACCGCACCGGCCCCGCCGCCGTCCTTGAACCGGCCCCGCCGCCGTCTTCCGGCGCGGCGCCGTTCGTCGCCCGCCCCGGACCGGGTGGCGGCCGTAGTGCGCGCGCACGGCGGCACCGTCCTGCGCGGCCTGGACGAGGATGACGGTCGCGTCCTGCGGGTGAGCCTGCCCCAGCCCGACCCACTGGCGTGGATGCCCCGGGCGGCCGCCCCGCTGCCCGAGGCGCTCGCCGACAGCCCGGACGTCTTCGCGCTCGAACTTTATGAAGCGCCCGTTTTCCTGAACGACCGGGTGCGCGCGGTCATCGGGGCGGATTTCTTGACCGTGCCCGGCTTTGCCACGCCCGCCGGCCTGACCGGGGCCGGCCAGACCGTGGCCATAGCCGATAGCGGCCTGGACCGCGGCCGACCCACCGACCCGCTGACGCGGGTACCCCGGGGTGCCCCGGACGAGATCCACCCCGACCTGGCCAGCACCCCCGGAGAGATGCCCAAGGTACCTTTGCTCCGCTCCTGGTCCGGCGGCGGCACGGCCGACCCCGTCGGCCACGGCACCCACGTCGCGGCCACGGTGGCCGGGACCGGCGCCGCCTCCGGCGGGAAGCACCGCGGCGTGGCTCCGGGAGCGAGCATCTACTTCCAGGCCCTCCTGAACCCGGCCGGTGAACTCGAACCGCCCGCCGACCTGGTGTCGCTTTTCCGCCCGGCCTACGAGGCCGGCGCGCACGTGCACGTGAACGGCTGGGGCGGCCGCACCAACGCCTACCAGAGCGTCAGCGCCCAGATCGACCGCTTCGTGCTCTACTACCGCGATTTTCTGCCGGTGTTCGGCGCCGGGAACAACGGCCCGGCCGCGCGCACCCTCACCCCGGAGGCGAACAGCAAGAACGCCCTGGTGGTCGGGGCGTCCCAAAGCCCCCGCCCGGCCTACGGCCCGGACAGCCTGGACGCCGACCAAACGGCTTCCTTCTCCAGCCGCGGCCCGACGGCCGACGGACGGATCAAACCGGACCTCCTGGCGCCCGGGACCGCCGTCGTCTCGGCCCGCTCGGCGCTCGTGGCGGGCAACTACCCGCCCCTCCCGGCCTACCAGCGGATGGACGGGACCAGCATGGCCGCGGCCGCCGCCGGCGGGGCCGCCGTCCTGCTGCGCGAGTACTTCCGGACCGAGGAACGCCTGGCCCGGCCCTCGGCCGCGCTCCTGCGCGCGGCCCTGGTGAACGGCGCCCGACCCACTTACGTGGGTACCCCGACCGGCGCAGGTACCCCGACCGGCGCGGATACCCCGCCGCCGGACCCG
The sequence above is drawn from the Bacillota bacterium genome and encodes:
- a CDS encoding S8 family serine peptidase, which translates into the protein MRAHGGTVLRGLDEDDGRVLRVSLPQPDPLAWMPRAAAPLPEALADSPDVFALELYEAPVFLNDRVRAVIGADFLTVPGFATPAGLTGAGQTVAIADSGLDRGRPTDPLTRVPRGAPDEIHPDLASTPGEMPKVPLLRSWSGGGTADPVGHGTHVAATVAGTGAASGGKHRGVAPGASIYFQALLNPAGELEPPADLVSLFRPAYEAGAHVHVNGWGGRTNAYQSVSAQIDRFVLYYRDFLPVFGAGNNGPAARTLTPEANSKNALVVGASQSPRPAYGPDSLDADQTASFSSRGPTADGRIKPDLLAPGTAVVSARSALVAGNYPPLPAYQRMDGTSMAAAAAGGAAVLLREYFRTEERLARPSAALLRAALVNGARPTYVGTPTGAGTPTGADTPPPDPRPDPAPNGTFGILDLGATILALREKTFRHVDAREGLTEGGTASYTFAVEHPGAPVSATLAWTDPPAAPGAARTLVNDLNLTVTAPDGRVLRGNDFLRAGRLADVGAPTDVGAPDEVNNIERVFIVRPQPGTYTVTVRAARVAENTVFTPGPASAQDFALVFGCLPVREVALGVSGNILETAGGELVELPRAGAKNLVDGVRAGSAARDILPGADLYLFGPSAEKPRGTRAERYGSAYAVSGMWRAPAVKTLDFGGRTVFAAINPLEREGGRNLAPQGRGAVWINGAPGTPGELPPGSKSPLRSTPPPRPCGGWRPSTGSGTASWPPSTPPPGKCGWWGTRSPCGLRQRPPSPSTTSWRTAAGSTGPSARPARPSWGNCGPA
- a CDS encoding PIN domain-containing protein, translating into MRRIFVDTSAWYSLKNSQDPHHRAVLDFFREQQGQALFFTSDYIADEAITLTRVRLKNHKVAADLAQELFSEKAAKMVFVSPAHHDRALEIFVSYGDQYFSYTDCTSFAIMEALKIEEALALDYDFERFGLRQVRMEAGPRA